The Filimonas lacunae genomic sequence TGGTGCCGCGAAATAGCTCGTCACAAACCAGGAAGCAGCTTTCGTTGTTTCGGCTGTACTGTATGGTTTCTTTCAATATTTTAAGATCGTTCATAAAATGGCTGTAGCCACTTTCAATATTATCATTGTTGTTGATGGCGATAATGATATGCTGGTAATAGGGGATGGTGCAGGTGGTGGCTGGTACTGGCAAGCCAAGATGGGCCAGTATCACACATATAGAAATGGCCTTGAATAGGGTAGACTTCCCCGACATATTAGCTCCGGTTAACAGCATTACGTTATGTGTAAGCGTTATATGGTTACATACTGGTTTTTTCAGGTAGGGATGATATACCTGTTGTATATGAAAGGCGTTGTTATCAAAAGTGGGAAAGCGGAAGCCCAGGCTGGAGTGTGCTCTGGCTATGGACATATAGGCTTCTACCTGGAAAAAATGATTCCAGAACGCCGGAGTTTGTTCTTTTATCTTTCCACTCATTATGATGCTGCCAGCTTGTAGGATGTCTTTTACACCAAAGCGATCTTCCCGGATATGTGTATGATATTTGTCCAGTTGAAAAAGCTGTAAAAAGCGTTCTATGAAAAGCAGCTTTTCCTTCATCATGGCGGGGAAAGGATCGGGATTTATTTCCTGTATCACATAGGCTACCTTCTCTAAAAACAGTATCGTTTGCACTAATCTGCTTCTTATCCGGAGGGTGCCGGTGCTGTCGGTCATTGCTTTCATTCTGCCTAATAAACTGTCTTCTCCTAGTTCTATGGTGTGGTTATGGCAGTTTTCTATAAAGGCTTTTGTTTCAGTCAGGTTGATTTTGTTATAGGTGAAAGTTTTCCATTGTTCCAGTTGATCGGAAAATGCTGTTATAATTTGTTGTCGTTCTATAATTACTTCCAGTGGTAAGGAGTGGGGCTGAAACAGGTCTTGTAACGCCATTTTGCTTTCGTGGTGCAATGTGTGGTCGAACAGGGGTAGAATGTGGTTGGTAAACTGAAGATCGGCAAAGTGCATCATAGTAAACAGGATGTTTTGATGGATAGTTTTGTTGGTGAAGTAAGTATTGTGGCCATGTTTTGCAGCATGGGCTATGTTATGAAAATAGCAGATTCCTGGCGAACAGGTAGTGGAAGAAGATGTAAAAAAAAGTGAAAGCGTAGGGGGGCTTAACTGCGTATGTACGCTTTTGAGAAGCGTATGAATTATTTTAAAAAGATCAGGTAACCTGTTAATTTTAAGATATTTAGCAGGAAAAGGATAAACGGTGGCGCGTAATGATAGTTTTTCTCTTAAGTTTGCGCATCCATTTACTTCGTTTCTATCCTCAACGGGTATTGTTCCCAGCACACACAGCTAATAATATTTAAATAATTAAGGACATGCTCAGTAATTCCATTAAAGAGGCGACCAAAGAGGCGCACCTGTTTTTAGAAAAGAAAGTTGTAAAGCAGCTGAAAGAAATTCGCACTAATAAGGATTATGCGGACTTTCTGAAACATTTTTATGCTTATTTCAATCATTTAGAAAAGGCAATTGCACCTTTTATTACAGTTGATGTGCTGCCTGATTATGCACAGCGCCGTAACTCATCGTACCTGAAAAATGATATTGAAGAGCTGGGATCGGATATTTCTGAATTACCGGCTACCACTGTACCGCAAATTACCAGTACTTTACAGGCATTGGGTGCTTTGTATGTAATGGAAGGCTCTATTATGGGCGGGCCAATCATTGTGAAGATGCTGGAAAAAGCTAATATTACTACCGGGGTTTCTTTCTACTCTGGCTATGGTGAAAATACCGGCCAAATGTGGGGTGTTTTCACTGGCGTAATGAATGCACAGGCTAAAACAGAAGAAGAGGAAAGTGTAGCAATAGAAGCCGCCAAGGAAACATTCCTGAAGTTTTCGGATGTTTTTGCGGAAGTAACTGCATAGTAAAATATAGTGTTTATATAAAAAGGTCCGCCCCATTACCGGAAGGCGGACCTTTTTTATGTTTCTAATAAGATCAGCTAACTAAGCTATATCAAACCTGTCCAGGTTCATTACTTTATGCCATGCAGCCACAAAGTCTTTTACAAACTTCTCCTGTGCATCTGCACTGCCATATACCTCTGCAATAGCCCTCAGTTCTGAATTGGAGCCGAATACCAGATCGGCGCGGGTGGCTGTCCATTTGGCCTGGCCGGTAACGCGATCGCTGCCGATGTAGGTTTCTCTGTCTTGTGATGCGGCTTTCCAGGCGGTGTTCATATCCAGCAGATTTACGAAGAAATCGTTGGTGAGTTGACCGGGACGTGTAGTGAAAATGCCGTTTTTAGAACCGTCGAAGTTGATGTTGATAGCACGTAAGCCGCCTAACAGTACTGTTAACTCAGGAGCTGTAAGGGTTAATAAGTGCGCTTTATCTATCAACAGTTCTTCGGTAGAAACGCGGATGCGGGTGTTGCGGTAGTTGCGGAAGCCATCTGCCAGTGGTTCCAGATAGGCTACAGATTCTACATCCGTTTGCTCTTGTGAAGCATCCATACGGCCAGCGGTGAAAGGTACGGTGATGTTGTGTCCGGCGTCTTTGGCGGCTTTTTCTACACCTGCTGCACCTGCCAGTACTATCAGGTCGGCCAGCGATACTTTTTTACTGTTGCTTTGAGCGTTGTTGAATTCCTGTTGTATACCTTCCAGTGTGTTCAGTACTTTTTGCAATTGTACCGGGTTATTTACAATCCACTGTTTTTGTGGTGCCAGGCGAATGCGGGCACCGTTGGCTCCCCCACGTTTGTCTGAACCACGGAAAGTGGAAGCGGAGGCCCATGCAGCGCCTACCAGTTCTGAAACACTCAGGCCGGATGCCAGCACTTTTGCTTTTAAAGCAGCGGTATCGTTATCATCTATTAATACGTGATTCACGGCAGGAATAGGATCTTGCCATAGCAGTTCTTCCTGTGGTATGTCTGTGCCCAGGTAGCGCGCGCGCGGGCCCATATCGCGGTGGGTTAATTTAAACCAGGCACGGGCAAATGCATCTGCAAACGCATCCGGGTTTTCCAGGAAGTGTCTGGATATTTTTTCATACTCCGGATCAAATCTTAACGACAGATCGGTGGTGAGCATGGTGGGTAAATGCTTTTTAGAGCCATCATAGGCGTCAGGTATAATGCTATCTGCATTTTTAGCTACCCATTGGTGCGCGCCTGCGGGGCTTTTAGTTAATTCCCATTCAAAAGCAAACAGATTTTCGAAAAAGTTGTTGCTCCATTGAGTTGGCGTTGTAGTCCAGGTAACTTCCAAGCCACTGGTAATAGTGTGTGCACCTTTACCGCTGCCATAGCTGTTGCTCCAGCCTAAGCCTTGTTGTTCTATTCCGGCAGCTTCCGGCTCTTTGCCTACATTGTCAGCGGGGGCAGCACCATGGGTTTTGCCAAAACTGTGTCCGCCGGCTATCAATGCTACGGTTTCTTCGTCGTTCATAGCCATACGGCCGAATGTGTCGCGGATATCTTTAGCGGCAAGAATGGGATCGGGGTTGCCATCTGGTCCTTCCGGGTTTACATATATTAAACCCATCTGTACAGCTGCCAGTGGTTTTTCCAGATTACGGGAGTGTACATTACCATCGGCATCATCGTCAGACACCAGTACCCCGTGGTCTTCTGCTACGCCAGGTGAGCCGTGCGCATAACGCAGATCGCCGCCCAGCCAGGTAGTTTCAGAACCCCAGTATACCGACTCGTCCGCTTCCCATACATCGGCACGGCCACCGGCAAAGCCAAAGGTTTTAAAGCCCATAGATTCCAGCGCTATGTTACCGGTAAGGATCAGTAAGTCGGCCCAGGATATTTTGTTGCCATATTTCTGTTTAATAGGCCATAGTAACCTGCGGGCTTTGTCCAGGCTAACGTTATCGGGCCAGCTGTTTAAAGGGGCAAAGCGTTGCAAGCCAGCGCCACCACCGCCACGGCCGTCCGTTACACGATAGGTACCTGCACTATGCCAGGCCATGCGGATAAATAAAGGGCCATAATGGCCGAAATCTGCGGGCCACCAGTCCTGCGAGTCGGTCATGAGTGCATGCAGGTCTTTCTTTACCGCTTCCAGGTCCAGGCTTTTAAAGGCTTCTGCATAATTAAAGTCTTCACCCATGGGGTTGGATAAAGTGGAGTGCTGACGCAGAATGTTTAACTTAAGCTGGTTGGGCCACCAATCTGTGTTACGGGTGCCACCACCGCCTACATTCGATTTTAAACTGCCGTTGTGGAAGGGGCATTTACTGATGTCGTTAGATTCTTTTGACATTTTTATAAGTTTATGGTACTGAATGAACAATGTGGTTTTGATACGGGGTAAAATTAGGGCTTCGCGCCATGCTTCATCATCACTTGATTCTATCACATCATAGGCAAAACCTATTAAGAACACTCCTGTGGGGAAATTGTTCTATAAACCGCCTAGTTGTAAAAATGGTAATAAGAAGTCAGTTGGCATGGTTTACAGGTAAAGGGTATAAGAGATGGAATAAGATGACTAACTAATGGAGAGGGGATTTATGAATAGGAGGATACAATGGCCGGTTGAGGTAAGTTGTAAAGAAGAGAGGTTATGTGATGTATAAGATGTGTTATGAAAGAGCAGCATGTTTTGTTGAAAAAAAGAGAATAAATTTTGTTTGATAATAATTAATTATATCTTTGCTCTCATGAAACAACAACAGTCATATTATAGTTCAAACAGCTGGAGTCAATATAGTGACGTCAGGCGGGCTATTGTGTGACATTCTTTAGGAATGTTTCGTAGAACCCGCTTGGTTATTGACTAAGCGGGTTTTTTGTTTTTACACGGGTTTACTTCAACGGTAGAATACTGGTCTCCAAAACCGGTGGTGTAGGTTCGAATCCTGCAACCCGTGCAGCGTTATGTCCATAACAAAATGGAAAGCAAATCTACTCGGGTAGGCGCACCCTGCTAAGGTGTCGGTACGGTAACACGTATGTGGATCAGGGCCACTGTTTTCCGCTGTTTAGTATATAAATATTTATATACAATGCCCCTTTGCCTAACGGTAAGGCATCAGATTTTGGTTCTGAGTATAGAGGTTCGATTCCTTTAGGGGTAACATATATTGGAGCATAGTCCCGTAAGTGGAAGCGGCCCTGACTGTAAATCAGGTGTCTCACGACCTTGGGTGTTCGATTCGCCCTGCTCCAACAAATTTTTGAAAACGAAATGAAGGCGGGGTGGACTATTATTTATCCGGTCTGTTTGTTTGCCTGTTGTGCGTTAGTTTTTCTGTAATATCTTTAGGCATTAACATTTCCTATGCTGGATCATTTCCCTTTTTACCTGGCCCTGATTGTTTTGATTGTATTGTTAATCATGCTGGGCAATAAAATTAAAGTAGCTTACCCGGTGCTGCTGGTGTTGGCTGGTTTAGTATTAAGCATTGTGCCAGGCGTGCCTGTGTTGAAAATAGATCCCGAACTTATCTTTATTATATTCC encodes the following:
- a CDS encoding biliverdin-producing heme oxygenase; the encoded protein is MLSNSIKEATKEAHLFLEKKVVKQLKEIRTNKDYADFLKHFYAYFNHLEKAIAPFITVDVLPDYAQRRNSSYLKNDIEELGSDISELPATTVPQITSTLQALGALYVMEGSIMGGPIIVKMLEKANITTGVSFYSGYGENTGQMWGVFTGVMNAQAKTEEEESVAIEAAKETFLKFSDVFAEVTA
- the katG gene encoding catalase/peroxidase HPI, yielding MSKESNDISKCPFHNGSLKSNVGGGGTRNTDWWPNQLKLNILRQHSTLSNPMGEDFNYAEAFKSLDLEAVKKDLHALMTDSQDWWPADFGHYGPLFIRMAWHSAGTYRVTDGRGGGGAGLQRFAPLNSWPDNVSLDKARRLLWPIKQKYGNKISWADLLILTGNIALESMGFKTFGFAGGRADVWEADESVYWGSETTWLGGDLRYAHGSPGVAEDHGVLVSDDDADGNVHSRNLEKPLAAVQMGLIYVNPEGPDGNPDPILAAKDIRDTFGRMAMNDEETVALIAGGHSFGKTHGAAPADNVGKEPEAAGIEQQGLGWSNSYGSGKGAHTITSGLEVTWTTTPTQWSNNFFENLFAFEWELTKSPAGAHQWVAKNADSIIPDAYDGSKKHLPTMLTTDLSLRFDPEYEKISRHFLENPDAFADAFARAWFKLTHRDMGPRARYLGTDIPQEELLWQDPIPAVNHVLIDDNDTAALKAKVLASGLSVSELVGAAWASASTFRGSDKRGGANGARIRLAPQKQWIVNNPVQLQKVLNTLEGIQQEFNNAQSNSKKVSLADLIVLAGAAGVEKAAKDAGHNITVPFTAGRMDASQEQTDVESVAYLEPLADGFRNYRNTRIRVSTEELLIDKAHLLTLTAPELTVLLGGLRAININFDGSKNGIFTTRPGQLTNDFFVNLLDMNTAWKAASQDRETYIGSDRVTGQAKWTATRADLVFGSNSELRAIAEVYGSADAQEKFVKDFVAAWHKVMNLDRFDIA
- a CDS encoding MutS-related protein, encoding MMHFADLQFTNHILPLFDHTLHHESKMALQDLFQPHSLPLEVIIERQQIITAFSDQLEQWKTFTYNKINLTETKAFIENCHNHTIELGEDSLLGRMKAMTDSTGTLRIRSRLVQTILFLEKVAYVIQEINPDPFPAMMKEKLLFIERFLQLFQLDKYHTHIREDRFGVKDILQAGSIIMSGKIKEQTPAFWNHFFQVEAYMSIARAHSSLGFRFPTFDNNAFHIQQVYHPYLKKPVCNHITLTHNVMLLTGANMSGKSTLFKAISICVILAHLGLPVPATTCTIPYYQHIIIAINNNDNIESGYSHFMNDLKILKETIQYSRNNESCFLVCDELFRGTNADDGEAILSATIEGATQLKTSTFLFSTHFQSLQSITEKRSLPIAPFHIECLLENGMPRFTYLLKPGWSNLTIGRLLFEQENLYDLLQVPHLKGV